The Phycisphaerae bacterium RAS1 genome includes a region encoding these proteins:
- a CDS encoding ASPIC and UnbV, whose protein sequence is MFVRVRTLCALIWGAGLSLAPALAVDLARPSSLHLSADESSLLVTLADADRLVVVSAADGEVQASIPTAPGPSGAVFVPSRGEIWVVCRLSQELRRYAADTLQPLGAISIPRLCQRIALTPDSSRAYVTAAGQDALLAIDTIDLAIQAIPLPGRYPRDILIDPTGQRAYVAMFLSESVAVVDLAAGSVITVIPVGATPAAPTLTGDGIVVGHLGLDGSTADDAVTNKVSVIDEQTLSVAHEHLLPLATPCAAAPSAAGAVWVVCFGSDRLAEVDAATGGVLRTIAVGANPIAVERRSDGRLYVLNSLGDSISVVDDGGVSAAWPLNPSFTGLDTPARRGEHVFNTALGSRANTCNSCHPGGLHDGLSRLIAPPAYLDSLTINTPSLELLQWTPPYRRVGSVSSAALHVASIYEAVQGEPIESGELTDLVAYLRTLGPQPNPHARDLSELTPLQQQGRDLFVQMQCALCHSGPAWTDGRAHHVGTGGDADTPSLLSLWFSGPYLHDGRAATLADVFAPLPGRHSPAVADAGERDALAAYLITLPNPTIVWRAVPRVRADGTSLGEIAIQLFDAATGRPRAGVGVVIEEETGLAGLSVSAPPPTDQFGQTVATVSGITPGMARFRVRVDGALTSDSREVALYVPARSLANVAASAGLGQPMPANAYPRAAAVADYDRDGFQDLFLAVSGKNASGQHVGAASYLFRNRGDGTFEDVTAAAGLLRSMRSSAGAAFADFDNDGDPDLYVNNRGAPQTPATVHELFRNNGDGTFTDVAPAAGVENGGFGYSVLWLDYDRDGDLDVFVQNLVVGASFGNLTPDALYRNDADGTFTDVTGQADLEGWSVVGGDGGAVADYDDDGRQDLLKVAIDYPLERVFLLHNDGDGVFSDLTAPAGLDFPFYSSRGATFGDYDNDGDLDLFVVGVGLFRNNGDMPRTFTNVTGQIGFNFTSYTGRRFGHAFVDLNNDGWLDIVAENRTGPMAVLMNLQNGQFSPYTDVDYVIDTAPDPKVALAVLDIENDGDMDIFLGREGAAGGLPQALYENRFAGDNRFLRVELIGAAPFSARTPLGARVFVQTAETTQMHELWSGQGAAGGLDTLQHFGLGQADAAMVSVRWPDGHVDSLGEVAADTQILVTEGQPGYQTVRSWFRAQISASAVSGSAPLTVDFHGSVLNGQPPYLYVWDFGDGSTLGTGADVSHVFTGQPGARNAELMVRDAGGATTTATITITLNPFRSGDMNCDGVTNVLDINPFILALQDPFLYNSSYPECDITYADMNGDGDVNVLDINHFISAVEGG, encoded by the coding sequence ATGTTTGTGCGCGTACGCACTCTCTGCGCACTCATTTGGGGCGCGGGGCTGTCGCTTGCTCCCGCTCTTGCGGTCGACCTGGCGCGGCCGTCGTCGCTGCATCTGAGCGCCGACGAGTCTTCCCTGCTGGTCACGCTGGCCGACGCAGACCGTCTGGTCGTGGTTTCGGCCGCGGACGGGGAAGTCCAGGCGTCCATCCCGACCGCCCCCGGGCCTTCCGGCGCGGTGTTCGTCCCGTCGCGCGGTGAAATCTGGGTCGTCTGCCGGCTTTCGCAGGAACTTCGCCGCTACGCCGCGGACACGCTGCAACCCCTGGGCGCGATCAGCATCCCGCGATTGTGCCAGAGAATCGCGCTGACGCCGGATTCTTCGCGAGCGTACGTGACCGCCGCCGGCCAGGATGCACTGCTGGCGATCGACACCATCGATCTCGCGATCCAGGCGATTCCGCTGCCGGGCCGGTATCCGCGCGACATCCTGATCGACCCGACCGGCCAGCGGGCGTACGTCGCGATGTTCCTCTCGGAATCCGTCGCGGTTGTGGACCTTGCGGCGGGATCCGTCATCACGGTGATTCCGGTCGGCGCGACACCCGCCGCGCCTACCCTGACCGGCGACGGAATCGTGGTCGGCCACCTGGGCCTCGACGGCAGCACGGCCGACGACGCCGTCACGAACAAGGTCTCGGTGATCGACGAGCAGACGCTGAGCGTCGCTCACGAACATCTGCTGCCGCTGGCGACGCCCTGCGCGGCGGCGCCATCGGCCGCGGGCGCGGTGTGGGTGGTGTGCTTTGGGTCGGATCGACTGGCGGAGGTGGACGCGGCGACCGGCGGCGTATTGCGAACCATCGCCGTCGGAGCGAACCCGATTGCGGTGGAGCGGCGCAGCGATGGACGGCTGTATGTGTTGAACTCGCTGGGTGACAGCATCAGCGTCGTCGATGACGGCGGCGTGAGCGCCGCCTGGCCGCTGAATCCGAGTTTCACCGGATTGGACACGCCCGCACGGCGCGGCGAGCACGTCTTCAACACGGCCCTCGGGAGCCGCGCGAACACCTGCAATAGCTGCCATCCCGGCGGGCTGCATGATGGCTTGTCGCGCTTGATCGCGCCGCCGGCGTATCTCGACAGCCTGACCATCAACACGCCATCGCTGGAACTGCTGCAGTGGACGCCCCCCTACCGCCGGGTCGGGTCGGTCAGCAGCGCCGCGCTGCACGTCGCGTCCATTTACGAAGCCGTGCAAGGCGAGCCGATCGAAAGCGGCGAACTGACGGACCTTGTCGCGTACCTGCGGACGCTCGGACCGCAGCCGAATCCGCACGCGCGCGATCTTTCGGAGCTTACGCCGCTTCAGCAGCAGGGCCGCGATCTGTTCGTGCAGATGCAGTGCGCCCTTTGCCATAGCGGGCCGGCGTGGACCGACGGCCGAGCGCATCACGTCGGCACCGGCGGCGATGCGGATACCCCGTCGCTGCTGTCGCTCTGGTTCAGCGGGCCGTACCTGCACGACGGACGGGCGGCGACACTCGCCGACGTCTTCGCCCCCCTGCCCGGCCGCCACAGCCCGGCGGTCGCCGACGCCGGGGAGCGCGATGCACTGGCGGCGTATCTGATCACGCTGCCCAATCCGACGATTGTCTGGCGGGCGGTGCCGCGCGTTCGCGCGGACGGCACGTCACTGGGCGAAATCGCCATTCAGCTTTTTGACGCCGCGACTGGCCGGCCGCGCGCCGGCGTCGGCGTCGTCATTGAGGAAGAAACGGGACTGGCCGGGCTGAGCGTTTCCGCGCCGCCGCCGACGGATCAATTCGGCCAGACCGTGGCGACGGTGTCGGGGATCACGCCGGGCATGGCGCGGTTCCGCGTGCGTGTGGACGGAGCTCTGACGTCCGACTCTCGCGAGGTGGCGCTGTACGTTCCCGCTCGAAGCCTGGCGAATGTCGCCGCCAGCGCCGGGCTGGGCCAACCGATGCCGGCGAACGCCTATCCGCGCGCCGCAGCCGTGGCTGATTACGATCGCGACGGGTTTCAGGATCTGTTTCTGGCTGTCAGCGGCAAGAACGCGAGCGGACAGCACGTCGGCGCCGCCAGCTACCTGTTTCGCAACCGCGGCGACGGCACGTTCGAGGACGTGACCGCAGCGGCCGGCCTGCTGCGCAGCATGCGATCCTCCGCCGGGGCGGCCTTCGCCGACTTCGACAATGACGGCGATCCCGATCTGTACGTCAACAACCGCGGCGCGCCGCAGACGCCGGCGACGGTGCACGAGCTCTTCCGCAACAACGGCGATGGGACGTTTACGGATGTGGCGCCGGCGGCCGGGGTTGAAAATGGCGGCTTCGGCTATTCGGTCCTATGGCTCGACTACGACCGCGACGGCGACCTGGACGTGTTTGTTCAAAACCTGGTGGTCGGCGCCAGCTTTGGGAATCTCACGCCCGACGCGCTCTATCGCAACGACGCCGACGGCACATTTACGGATGTGACCGGGCAGGCCGACCTCGAAGGCTGGTCGGTCGTCGGCGGCGACGGGGGCGCGGTCGCGGACTACGACGACGACGGCCGGCAGGACCTGCTCAAGGTCGCCATTGATTACCCGCTGGAGCGCGTGTTCCTGCTGCACAATGACGGCGACGGCGTTTTCTCCGATCTGACCGCGCCGGCCGGCCTGGATTTTCCATTCTATTCGTCGCGCGGCGCGACCTTTGGCGATTACGACAACGACGGCGATCTCGACCTGTTCGTCGTCGGCGTCGGCCTGTTTCGAAACAACGGCGACATGCCGCGCACCTTCACGAACGTCACCGGCCAGATCGGCTTCAACTTCACGAGCTACACCGGCCGGCGCTTCGGCCACGCCTTCGTCGACCTGAACAATGACGGCTGGCTGGACATCGTCGCGGAGAATCGCACGGGACCGATGGCCGTGCTGATGAATCTCCAGAACGGGCAATTCAGTCCGTACACGGACGTGGATTACGTGATCGACACGGCGCCCGATCCCAAGGTCGCGCTGGCCGTGCTGGATATCGAGAATGACGGCGACATGGACATTTTCCTCGGCCGCGAGGGGGCGGCCGGCGGGTTGCCGCAGGCGCTGTACGAGAACAGGTTTGCGGGTGACAACCGTTTTCTGCGTGTCGAGCTGATCGGCGCTGCGCCTTTCTCGGCCCGCACGCCGCTGGGGGCGCGCGTCTTCGTGCAGACCGCGGAAACGACGCAGATGCACGAGCTTTGGTCGGGCCAAGGCGCCGCCGGCGGGCTGGATACGCTGCAGCATTTCGGCCTGGGACAGGCTGACGCGGCGATGGTCAGCGTCCGCTGGCCGGATGGGCATGTGGACTCGCTCGGCGAAGTCGCCGCCGACACGCAGATTCTCGTCACGGAGGGCCAGCCGGGCTACCAGACGGTGCGGTCGTGGTTCCGGGCGCAGATCAGCGCGAGCGCGGTTTCGGGCTCCGCCCCGCTGACGGTGGATTTCCACGGCAGCGTGCTGAATGGACAGCCGCCCTATTTGTACGTGTGGGATTTTGGTGATGGCTCGACCCTGGGAACGGGCGCGGACGTCTCGCATGTCTTTACGGGCCAGCCGGGCGCCAGAAACGCGGAACTCATGGTTCGCGACGCGGGCGGAGCAACGACGACGGCAACGATTACGATTACGCTGAATCCATTCCGCAGCGGCGACATGAACTGCGACGGCGTGACCAACGTGCTGGACATCAATCCGTTCATCCTCGCGCTTCAGGACCCGTTCCTGTACAACTCGAGCTACCCCGAATGCGACATCACGTACGCCGACATGAACGGGGATGGCGATGTGAACGTGCTGGACATCAACCACTTCATCAGCGCGGTTGAGGGCGGCTGA
- a CDS encoding outer membrane biogenesis protein BamB encodes MLRRALRWTLALAVVAVVAWLGRGVWQSGRVDRAINDGLALLSQAGTRDEARVLLEKWAQRTEESWSARREETIDKLYALRPADDPRVRSMLAWVGDVDFGTRGDDWKRWYENHCRLRDGRGPRTPPRQAVVLERRWEAPVGLTAWFSVILPLDGQIYVASLGESFVAEDDAADGVVRVSGADGRAELLFRPSERGRRDVVGLAAAGGRLYIACRNGVLYCTDDAGGLLWKTAVGAEWISPPLLLPAARGDAALVIGVASPGTVVAYSAGTGRTVWTTPLKSGRASGRDTGDLRTSATLTLAEVFGPRSSELLVTLSDGTIAVLTAATGSPRWTSQHSAGSIAGFAGCGANREACPPAWLGDSRAGLWSLATAGRTLELLPYGFAAVRADQNLIAAPRTLASGAAATPSLVVCPTSGYREQHASVCVLGLDGVIWRHPIGGAVWGTPAIADLNADASPEIIVAAIEPGAGGAARGALYVLTLQGQCVARVELPAAAECPPVVADVDGDARLEVLVADQSGMLHCFGTRGFGPVEWGLANGDSHNTRHATNAYAFGQAPFGYQRDWRPAP; translated from the coding sequence GTGCTGCGCCGCGCGCTGCGCTGGACGCTCGCGCTCGCGGTCGTCGCCGTTGTGGCATGGCTGGGGCGCGGCGTGTGGCAGTCGGGGCGGGTGGACCGCGCGATCAATGACGGGTTGGCGCTGCTGTCACAGGCCGGAACGCGCGACGAGGCGCGCGTGCTATTGGAAAAATGGGCCCAGCGCACGGAGGAAAGCTGGTCCGCGCGGCGCGAGGAAACGATCGACAAACTCTACGCCCTGCGGCCCGCGGACGACCCGCGCGTCCGCAGCATGCTGGCCTGGGTGGGCGACGTGGATTTCGGCACGCGCGGCGATGACTGGAAACGCTGGTACGAGAATCACTGCCGCCTGCGCGACGGCCGCGGGCCGCGGACGCCGCCGCGCCAGGCGGTCGTGCTCGAACGCCGCTGGGAAGCGCCGGTCGGGCTGACGGCGTGGTTCTCGGTCATCCTGCCGCTCGACGGACAGATCTACGTGGCGTCGCTGGGCGAGTCGTTCGTCGCCGAGGACGACGCGGCGGACGGCGTCGTGCGCGTCAGCGGCGCGGACGGCCGGGCGGAGCTGTTGTTTCGCCCGAGCGAGCGCGGGCGGCGCGACGTGGTTGGACTGGCGGCGGCCGGCGGCCGACTCTACATCGCGTGCCGCAACGGCGTGCTCTACTGCACCGACGACGCAGGCGGATTGCTCTGGAAAACCGCCGTCGGAGCGGAGTGGATCAGCCCGCCGCTGCTGCTGCCGGCGGCGCGGGGCGATGCGGCGCTGGTGATCGGCGTGGCCTCGCCCGGGACCGTGGTCGCGTACAGCGCCGGCACAGGGCGGACGGTGTGGACAACGCCGCTGAAGTCCGGCCGCGCTTCCGGCCGAGACACGGGCGACCTGCGAACCTCGGCGACGCTGACCCTGGCGGAAGTGTTCGGCCCGCGCTCGAGCGAACTGCTGGTGACGCTCTCGGACGGGACGATCGCGGTGTTGACCGCCGCCACCGGCAGCCCGCGCTGGACCTCTCAGCACAGCGCCGGCTCGATCGCGGGGTTTGCCGGGTGCGGGGCGAACCGCGAGGCATGTCCGCCGGCGTGGCTGGGCGACAGCCGGGCCGGGCTGTGGTCTCTGGCGACGGCGGGGCGGACGCTCGAGTTGTTGCCGTACGGGTTCGCGGCGGTTCGCGCTGATCAGAATCTGATCGCGGCGCCGCGCACGCTGGCGAGCGGCGCTGCCGCGACGCCATCCCTGGTTGTGTGCCCGACCAGCGGCTACAGAGAGCAGCACGCGTCGGTTTGCGTGCTGGGGCTGGATGGAGTCATTTGGCGGCATCCGATCGGCGGCGCGGTCTGGGGGACGCCGGCCATCGCCGACCTGAACGCCGACGCCTCGCCGGAGATCATTGTGGCCGCGATCGAACCGGGGGCGGGCGGCGCGGCGCGCGGTGCGCTCTACGTCCTGACGTTGCAGGGTCAGTGCGTGGCGCGGGTCGAGCTACCGGCCGCGGCGGAGTGCCCGCCCGTTGTGGCGGACGTGGATGGCGACGCGCGGCTCGAAGTTCTGGTGGCGGACCAGTCGGGAATGTTGCACTGCTTCGGGACGCGCGGATTCGGACCGGTGGAGTGGGGCCTGGCCAACGGCGACAGCCACAACACGCGCCATGCGACGAATGCGTACGCGTTCGGGCAGGCGCCGTTCGGTTATCAGCGGGACTGGCGGCCGGCGCCGTAG
- a CDS encoding Glyoxalase-like domain protein, whose amino-acid sequence MASNRIVHFEIPAHQPTALTQFYGELFGWKFQKAPIPGPEYWLCDTGTDGPGINGAIMQRQHAQQPWMNYVDVASIDTAVEKAVKLGAQVALPRTAVPGVGAYAAIIDPQGNLCGLWEQGT is encoded by the coding sequence GTGGCCAGCAATCGAATCGTGCACTTCGAGATCCCCGCGCATCAGCCGACGGCGCTGACGCAGTTCTACGGCGAGCTCTTCGGCTGGAAGTTTCAGAAAGCGCCGATCCCCGGTCCGGAATACTGGCTGTGCGATACGGGCACTGACGGTCCGGGCATCAACGGAGCGATCATGCAGCGGCAGCACGCGCAGCAGCCATGGATGAACTATGTCGACGTCGCGAGCATCGACACCGCCGTGGAAAAAGCCGTGAAACTCGGGGCGCAGGTGGCGCTGCCCAGGACGGCGGTGCCGGGCGTCGGCGCGTACGCGGCGATCATCGACCCTCAGGGGAACCTCTGCGGCTTGTGGGAGCAGGGAACGTAG
- the ybhF_3 gene encoding putative ABC transporter ATP-binding protein YbhF, with protein MIRVEGLRKQFPNPDGTEKVAVDGVSFSVEGGEIYGLLGPNGAGKTTTLRMISGLLRPTDGRVYIRDEDVTDHPERVKQHIGYLTANTGLYQRLSVVEVLEYFGTLYNLDRAAARQRIAALIDMLDMSKFRKLRCGSLSTGQKQRVNIARALIADPPILILDEPTLGLDVLSNRLILNFISSQAQAGKAVLLSTHALDEIETMCRRIGLIHRGRLIAEGSLEHFREATDRYKLSEIFLHLVHENEPLLAN; from the coding sequence TTGATTCGTGTGGAAGGACTCCGCAAACAGTTCCCCAATCCGGACGGCACCGAAAAGGTCGCCGTGGATGGCGTCAGCTTCAGCGTCGAGGGCGGCGAGATTTATGGGCTGCTGGGGCCCAACGGCGCGGGCAAGACCACGACGCTGCGTATGATCAGCGGCCTGCTGCGGCCGACCGACGGCCGCGTCTACATCCGCGATGAGGACGTGACCGACCATCCGGAGCGCGTCAAGCAGCACATCGGCTACCTGACCGCCAACACCGGCCTGTATCAGCGGCTGTCGGTGGTCGAGGTGCTCGAATATTTCGGCACGCTCTACAACCTGGACCGGGCCGCCGCGCGGCAGCGCATCGCCGCGCTGATCGACATGCTCGACATGAGCAAGTTCAGGAAACTCCGTTGCGGGTCGCTTTCCACCGGGCAGAAACAACGCGTCAACATCGCCCGCGCCCTGATCGCCGACCCGCCCATCCTGATCCTGGACGAGCCGACGCTGGGGCTGGATGTGCTCAGCAACCGGCTGATTCTGAACTTCATCTCCTCGCAGGCGCAGGCCGGCAAGGCCGTGCTGCTTTCGACGCACGCGCTGGATGAAATCGAGACCATGTGCCGCCGCATTGGACTGATCCACCGCGGCCGGCTGATCGCCGAGGGCAGCCTGGAGCACTTCCGCGAAGCGACCGACCGTTACAAGCTGAGCGAAATCTTCCTGCATCTGGTGCATGAGAATGAGCCGCTTCTCGCGAATTAA
- a CDS encoding ABC-2 family transporter protein: MRMSRFSRINTIWRKELTDTLRDRRTLLAMVLVPMVLYPALMLGSLQAFELQATRLKSEKFTVGVSDAGVQRWLNNIITTDIVRRGGAAPESQPADGSTHSGAAVRETAVESARSDLRETPPEFEVVLFGELRGAVEAQRVHVGLMVDGALPTLEGADSACFTMIFDQTDVRSGLAATGLGGILERASRDMALRRLERAGLPRTVVTPIEIIEQSVATPEKVSGSILGQIVPLILIIMTITGAIYPAIDLTAGERERGTLETLIVAPVPTVDLIVGKFIVVALIGMLSAMLNLLSIGGTVYLGGLGQILSRGGPISIPLSALPWVLLILVPLAVMFSALLLAVSSFARSFKEAQNYIMPVMIAGLIPAVVGVLPGTRLEGPLLIMPVTNIVVLTRELFMGRVDLIAIMWVTVSTTIYAGAAVAVAAKLFGQEAVLFADSGSIKSLFVRRFFKPSERPATAHALLLLAIVFSLNFFIQQSMQRSPQLAGQPAYYYALAGLLVLLLVAAPLGAAVYMRSRLASTFLLSAPPPRGLLAGVCIGASTWVLAPLWFVWQETWMPLPAGLAESVKAIEDSFATIHPLVLLLVLAVIPGICEELFFRGYVMSGLRSTFTPVAAVLLAAAAFGFSHYLAQRLALTFMLGAVLGLLAMRFRSIWPAMIAHVLHNGLTLAGSRDALLKPLLSNLGYPADPLTSQALPWLLGAAAIFLAGLALCLIGPRRDAPAARESLLADRSDPTSLPESGPAHQTAV, from the coding sequence ATGAGAATGAGCCGCTTCTCGCGAATTAACACCATCTGGCGCAAGGAGCTGACTGACACGCTCCGCGACCGCCGGACGCTGCTGGCCATGGTGCTGGTGCCGATGGTGCTCTATCCGGCGCTGATGCTCGGCTCGCTCCAGGCGTTCGAATTGCAGGCCACGCGGCTCAAGAGCGAGAAATTCACGGTCGGCGTGAGCGACGCCGGCGTGCAGCGCTGGCTGAACAACATCATTACGACCGACATCGTTCGCCGCGGCGGCGCCGCGCCTGAAAGCCAGCCGGCGGACGGATCGACGCATTCCGGCGCGGCGGTCCGCGAGACGGCGGTCGAGTCCGCGCGATCCGATTTGCGCGAGACGCCGCCGGAGTTCGAAGTCGTCCTGTTCGGCGAGCTGCGCGGCGCGGTGGAGGCGCAGCGGGTTCACGTCGGCCTGATGGTCGATGGCGCTCTGCCCACGCTTGAGGGCGCCGACTCGGCCTGCTTCACGATGATCTTTGACCAGACCGACGTGCGCAGCGGACTGGCCGCCACGGGCCTGGGCGGCATCCTGGAGCGCGCCAGCCGCGACATGGCCCTGCGCCGCCTGGAGCGCGCCGGCCTGCCGCGGACGGTCGTGACGCCCATCGAGATCATCGAGCAGAGCGTGGCGACGCCGGAAAAGGTGAGTGGGTCCATCCTCGGGCAGATCGTTCCGCTGATCCTCATCATCATGACCATCACCGGGGCGATCTACCCGGCCATCGATCTCACCGCCGGCGAACGCGAGCGCGGCACGCTGGAGACGCTGATCGTCGCGCCGGTGCCGACCGTCGATCTGATCGTCGGGAAGTTCATTGTCGTCGCGCTGATCGGCATGTTGAGCGCCATGCTCAACCTGCTCTCCATCGGCGGCACGGTTTATCTCGGCGGGCTGGGCCAGATTCTCTCGCGCGGCGGTCCGATTTCGATTCCACTGTCGGCGCTGCCGTGGGTGCTGCTGATCCTCGTGCCGCTGGCGGTGATGTTCAGCGCCTTGCTCCTCGCCGTATCCAGCTTCGCCCGCAGCTTCAAGGAGGCGCAGAACTACATCATGCCGGTGATGATCGCCGGGCTGATTCCCGCGGTCGTGGGCGTGCTGCCGGGCACGCGGCTGGAGGGGCCGCTTTTGATCATGCCGGTGACCAATATCGTCGTTCTGACGCGCGAGCTGTTCATGGGCCGCGTCGATCTGATAGCGATCATGTGGGTCACGGTTTCGACCACCATTTACGCCGGCGCGGCGGTCGCCGTCGCGGCCAAGCTCTTCGGGCAGGAGGCGGTGCTCTTCGCCGACAGCGGGTCGATCAAGTCGCTCTTTGTACGGCGGTTCTTCAAGCCGTCGGAGCGCCCGGCGACGGCGCATGCGCTGCTGCTGTTGGCGATCGTCTTCTCGCTCAATTTCTTCATTCAGCAGTCGATGCAGCGCTCGCCGCAACTGGCGGGGCAGCCGGCATACTACTACGCGCTGGCGGGGCTGCTGGTCCTGCTGCTGGTGGCGGCGCCGCTGGGGGCGGCGGTGTACATGCGCTCGCGCCTCGCGAGCACGTTCCTGCTTTCCGCGCCGCCGCCGCGCGGGCTGCTGGCGGGAGTTTGCATCGGCGCGTCGACCTGGGTGCTGGCGCCGCTGTGGTTCGTCTGGCAGGAAACCTGGATGCCGCTGCCGGCGGGGCTGGCGGAATCGGTCAAGGCGATCGAGGACTCCTTCGCGACGATTCACCCGCTGGTGCTGCTGCTGGTGCTGGCGGTGATCCCCGGCATCTGCGAGGAGCTCTTCTTCCGTGGCTACGTCATGAGCGGGCTGCGCAGCACGTTTACGCCGGTTGCGGCGGTGCTGCTGGCGGCCGCCGCGTTCGGCTTCAGTCATTACCTGGCGCAGCGCCTGGCGCTGACGTTCATGCTCGGGGCCGTGCTGGGACTGCTGGCGATGCGTTTTCGCTCGATCTGGCCGGCGATGATCGCGCACGTGCTGCACAACGGCCTGACGCTGGCCGGCTCGCGCGACGCGCTGCTCAAGCCCCTGCTGTCAAATCTCGGATACCCCGCCGACCCGCTGACGTCTCAGGCGCTGCCGTGGCTGCTGGGCGCGGCGGCGATCTTCCTCGCCGGTCTGGCGCTGTGCCTCATCGGTCCGCGTCGCGACGCTCCGGCTGCGCGGGAGTCGCTTCTCGCGGATAGGAGCGATCCGACGTCTCTACCGGAATCCGGTCCTGCCCATCAAACGGCGGTGTGA